The Ammospiza nelsoni isolate bAmmNel1 chromosome 27, bAmmNel1.pri, whole genome shotgun sequence genome contains a region encoding:
- the CIB3 gene encoding calcium and integrin-binding family member 3 isoform X2 has translation MGNKQTIFTQEQLDAYQDNPFRQRIAEVFSERGDGNMTLDDFLDMFSVLSEMAPRDLKAYYAFKIYDFNNDDYICKSDLEKTVNKLTRNELTPEEVSLVCEKVIYEADVDNDGKLSLADFQHMIVRAPDFLSTFHIRI, from the exons ATGGGCAACAAGCAAACCATTTTCACTCAAGAGCAACTGGATGCATACCAG GACAACCCGTTCCGGCAGCGGATAGCTGAGGTGTTCTCAGAGCGCGGCGACGGCAACATGACTTTGGATGATTTTCTGGACATGTTTTCTGTGCTAAGTGAAATGGCTCCCCGAGACTTGAAAGCTtattatgcttttaaaatttatg ACTTCAACAACGATGATTACATATGCAAATCAGACCTAGAGAAAACTGTTAACAAATTAACCCGAAATGAACTGACCCCAGAAGAAGTCAGCCTCGTGTGTGAGAAGGTGATTTATGAGGCTGATGTGGACAATGATGGCAAACTGTCCTTGGCAGACTTTCAGCATATGATTGTACGAGCTCCAGATTTCCTCAG CACCTTTCATATTCGAATCTGA
- the CIB3 gene encoding calcium and integrin-binding family member 3 isoform X1, translated as MGNKQTIFTQEQLDAYQDCTFFTRKEILRLFHRYRDLAPQLVPLDYSDKPAVTLPYELISSMPELKDNPFRQRIAEVFSERGDGNMTLDDFLDMFSVLSEMAPRDLKAYYAFKIYDFNNDDYICKSDLEKTVNKLTRNELTPEEVSLVCEKVIYEADVDNDGKLSLADFQHMIVRAPDFLSTFHIRI; from the exons ATGGGCAACAAGCAAACCATTTTCACTCAAGAGCAACTGGATGCATACCAG GACTGCACATTTTTCACAAGGAAAGAAATTCTGAG GCTGTTTCACAGGTACCGAGACCTGGCCCCGCAGCTCGTTCCCCTTGACTACTCGGACAAACCAGCCGTGACACTCCCCTACGAGCTCATCAGCAGCATGCCAGAGCTCAAG GACAACCCGTTCCGGCAGCGGATAGCTGAGGTGTTCTCAGAGCGCGGCGACGGCAACATGACTTTGGATGATTTTCTGGACATGTTTTCTGTGCTAAGTGAAATGGCTCCCCGAGACTTGAAAGCTtattatgcttttaaaatttatg ACTTCAACAACGATGATTACATATGCAAATCAGACCTAGAGAAAACTGTTAACAAATTAACCCGAAATGAACTGACCCCAGAAGAAGTCAGCCTCGTGTGTGAGAAGGTGATTTATGAGGCTGATGTGGACAATGATGGCAAACTGTCCTTGGCAGACTTTCAGCATATGATTGTACGAGCTCCAGATTTCCTCAG CACCTTTCATATTCGAATCTGA